The following coding sequences are from one Sphingomonadaceae bacterium OTU29LAMAA1 window:
- the hppD gene encoding 4-hydroxyphenylpyruvate dioxygenase gives MEHMDVNPMGLDGFEFCEFTSPDPDALAAQFEALGFVVAATHPTKALTRYKQGRINLLLNREESGHAADFRAAHGPSASAMAFRVQDAQAAYDAAIERGAKPAPAGAALDGIPALEGIGGSLLYLVDRHGAAGSVYDDWKQTPGAAEAEAANNVGLDLLDHLTHNVRRGQMRTWSTFYGQIFGFEEQKYFDIKGKATGLFSQAMIAPDRAIRIPLNESQDDKSQIEEFIRDYNGEGIQHLALTTDDIYTTVEKLRSRGVKLQDTIETYYELVDKRVPNHGENLERLRANRILIDGNVGEEGLLLQIFTETMVGPIFFEIIQRKGNEGFGNGNFQALYESIELDQIRRGVITVDA, from the coding sequence ATGGAACATATGGACGTCAACCCGATGGGCCTCGACGGGTTCGAATTCTGCGAATTCACCTCGCCCGATCCCGACGCGCTCGCCGCGCAGTTCGAGGCACTGGGCTTCGTTGTCGCCGCGACCCATCCGACGAAAGCGCTGACCCGCTACAAACAGGGCAGGATCAACCTGTTGCTCAACCGCGAGGAGAGCGGCCATGCTGCCGATTTCCGCGCGGCGCACGGCCCGTCGGCCAGCGCGATGGCGTTCCGCGTGCAGGATGCGCAGGCAGCCTATGATGCGGCGATCGAACGCGGCGCGAAGCCGGCACCGGCAGGGGCCGCGCTGGACGGGATTCCGGCGCTGGAGGGGATCGGCGGTTCGCTGCTGTATCTGGTCGATCGCCATGGTGCGGCTGGCAGCGTGTACGACGATTGGAAGCAGACCCCCGGCGCCGCCGAGGCGGAGGCCGCCAACAACGTCGGACTCGACCTGCTCGACCACCTCACCCACAACGTACGTCGTGGCCAGATGCGGACATGGTCGACCTTCTACGGCCAGATATTCGGCTTCGAAGAACAGAAGTATTTCGACATCAAGGGCAAGGCGACCGGCCTTTTCAGCCAGGCGATGATCGCGCCGGACCGTGCGATCCGCATCCCGCTGAACGAGAGCCAGGACGACAAAAGCCAGATCGAGGAATTCATCCGCGATTATAATGGTGAAGGCATCCAGCACCTCGCGCTGACCACCGACGACATCTACACCACCGTCGAGAAGCTGCGCTCGCGTGGCGTCAAGTTGCAGGACACGATCGAGACCTATTACGAACTGGTCGACAAGCGCGTGCCGAACCACGGCGAGAACCTGGAACGCCTGCGCGCCAACCGCATCCTGATCGACGGCAACGTCGGCGAGGAAGGGCTGCTGTTGCAGATCTTTACCGAGACGATGGTCGGTCCGATCTTCTTTGAGATCATCCAGCGCAAGGGCAATGAGGGCTTCGGCAACGGCAATTTCCAGGCGCTGTATGAAAGCATTGAACTCGACCAAATCCGTCGCGGCGTGATCACCGTCGACGCCTAA
- a CDS encoding MarR family winged helix-turn-helix transcriptional regulator, which translates to MAAKRLVLDDFIPYRLSITSNLVSDSIARAYESLFGLTIPEWRLIAVIAETGGITQQAIGARTLMDKVTVSRAAIALVDRGLLVRQANPEDRRSHLLELTDAGRDLYAAVSPKALDLEDRIFAAFDPIEVAQFMDMLRRVEAVTVAIGR; encoded by the coding sequence ATGGCTGCCAAGCGCCTCGTCCTGGATGATTTCATCCCGTATCGCCTGTCGATCACGTCGAACCTCGTCAGCGATTCGATCGCGCGAGCATATGAGTCGCTGTTCGGCCTGACCATTCCGGAATGGCGGCTGATCGCGGTAATCGCCGAAACCGGCGGCATCACCCAGCAGGCGATCGGTGCCAGGACGCTGATGGACAAGGTGACGGTATCGCGTGCCGCCATTGCGCTGGTCGATCGTGGCCTGCTCGTGCGGCAGGCGAATCCCGAGGATCGCCGCTCGCACTTGCTCGAACTGACCGACGCCGGCCGCGACCTGTACGCCGCCGTCTCGCCCAAGGCGCTCGATCTCGAAGACCGCATCTTCGCCGCGTTCGATCCGATCGAGGTGGCGCAATTCATGGACATGCTCCGCCGTGTCGAAGCGGTAACTGTCGCGATCGGGCGTTAG
- a CDS encoding TonB-dependent receptor, with the protein MRLAAVMMMAASWPAMAAAQQVPAPGPVSAPVPAQTTTAPTAAPATGTAPQDQPAAVAADPTVPAAAAAQSPSVPQTTAAQSDAEEGEENEIVVTGRRPPGSVVGDIPAEQILSPADIRSYGVSSVSDLLTELAPQTRSGAGGPPVVLLDGKRISGFQEIRDIPTEAILRVDILPEEVALKYGYTADQKVVNFVLRRRFRSTTVELADVIPTEGGKNSPQGELDLLTIRSGSRFNLHSTYRQSSALTESERDIALATTEGGTSSFDQRPFRTLQPFSRNFGTNATFAQPIGDVSASINGELNATQSVGRFGLPLDAAGIPISRDPLEQRNNNVTGHVGTSLNGRLSPRWLWTVTGGFDRAESNTYTERNGDGVPNRARSISNSGEVQALANGPLFSLPAGDVSTAIRVGADTSDFTSRSVRGGLATTGDVSRDSANGRINVDLPIASRSRAVLGWLGNLSLNGNAAVNRLSDYGTLTSYGYGLNWGPIEGVRVIGSINQQEIAPSAAQLGNPVVVTPNVRVFDFVQGQTVTVTTVTGGNPDLRSSDRRVTRLALNLKPWSAKDLTLTANYTKQDVRNPIQGLSSATSVFEAALPGRFIRDADGNLTRVDRRSVNFARSETENIRWGINFSKPIKSKIQKQIEAFRAGTGPNPFAGLRFPGANGRPGEGGPGQRGGGAPGAAPNAAGTDAPPQGDRPNAGDRPAGDGAQANGGGEGGGRARGGFGGGGGGGRGFGGGGGRGGQGGGRIQFAFYHTLNLTNRLTLAEGGPVLDAFNGDIIGSSTSDGQPRHEFEGQAGYSNNGIGVRLSANYATGASVNGGTAANPTPLRFEGLATADLRLFADLGQQLELVKAHPWVRGARVTLSVDNIFNSRQQVRDAAGLTPITYQPDYRDPLGRTIRLSLRKLFF; encoded by the coding sequence ATGCGTTTGGCGGCGGTGATGATGATGGCGGCGAGCTGGCCGGCGATGGCGGCGGCACAGCAGGTGCCCGCGCCTGGCCCGGTTTCGGCCCCCGTCCCGGCGCAGACGACGACCGCTCCCACTGCCGCGCCCGCGACGGGCACGGCCCCGCAGGACCAGCCGGCCGCCGTCGCCGCCGACCCGACCGTGCCTGCCGCCGCCGCCGCACAGTCGCCCTCCGTGCCGCAGACGACCGCGGCGCAATCCGATGCCGAGGAGGGCGAGGAGAACGAGATCGTCGTCACCGGTCGGCGACCGCCCGGTTCGGTGGTGGGCGACATTCCCGCCGAACAGATCCTCAGCCCCGCCGACATCCGGAGCTACGGCGTCAGCAGCGTCTCCGACCTGCTCACCGAACTGGCGCCCCAGACGCGCAGCGGTGCGGGGGGGCCGCCGGTGGTGCTGCTCGACGGCAAGCGTATCTCCGGCTTCCAGGAAATCCGCGATATCCCGACCGAGGCGATCCTGCGCGTCGACATCCTGCCCGAAGAGGTCGCGCTGAAATACGGCTATACCGCCGATCAGAAGGTCGTGAACTTCGTCCTGCGACGCCGCTTCCGCTCGACCACGGTCGAGCTCGCCGATGTCATCCCGACGGAGGGCGGCAAGAACAGCCCGCAGGGCGAACTCGACCTGCTCACCATCCGCAGCGGATCGCGCTTCAACCTGCACAGCACCTATCGGCAAAGTTCGGCGCTGACCGAATCGGAGCGTGACATCGCGTTGGCGACGACCGAAGGCGGCACCAGCAGCTTCGACCAGCGGCCGTTCCGCACGCTGCAGCCGTTCAGCCGCAACTTCGGCACCAACGCCACCTTCGCGCAACCGATCGGCGACGTCTCCGCCTCGATCAACGGCGAACTCAACGCGACGCAGTCGGTCGGCCGCTTCGGCCTGCCGCTCGACGCGGCGGGCATTCCGATCAGCCGCGATCCGCTCGAACAGCGCAACAACAACGTCACCGGCCACGTCGGCACCAGCCTCAACGGGCGGCTCAGCCCGCGCTGGCTGTGGACCGTCACCGGCGGTTTCGACCGGGCGGAGAGCAACACGTATACCGAACGCAACGGCGATGGCGTGCCGAACCGCGCCCGGTCGATTTCGAACAGCGGCGAGGTGCAGGCCCTCGCCAACGGTCCACTGTTCTCGCTGCCCGCCGGCGACGTGTCGACCGCGATCCGCGTCGGTGCCGACACCAGCGATTTCACCAGCCGCTCGGTGCGCGGCGGCCTCGCCACCACCGGCGACGTGTCGCGCGACAGCGCCAACGGCCGCATCAACGTCGACCTCCCGATCGCCAGCCGCAGCCGTGCGGTGCTCGGCTGGCTTGGCAATCTGTCGCTGAACGGGAATGCCGCGGTCAACCGGCTGTCGGATTACGGCACGCTGACCTCCTATGGCTATGGCCTTAACTGGGGCCCGATCGAAGGCGTGCGGGTGATCGGGTCGATCAACCAGCAGGAGATCGCCCCCAGCGCCGCGCAACTCGGCAATCCGGTCGTCGTCACGCCGAACGTGCGCGTGTTCGACTTCGTGCAGGGCCAGACGGTGACGGTGACGACGGTGACCGGCGGCAACCCCGACCTGCGATCGAGCGACCGGCGCGTCACCCGCCTCGCACTCAACCTGAAACCGTGGAGCGCCAAGGATCTGACGCTCACCGCCAATTACACCAAGCAGGATGTGCGCAATCCGATCCAGGGGTTGTCGTCGGCGACGTCGGTGTTCGAGGCCGCGCTGCCCGGTCGCTTTATCCGCGACGCGGACGGCAACCTGACCCGTGTCGACCGGCGATCGGTCAATTTCGCGCGATCGGAGACCGAGAACATCCGCTGGGGGATCAACTTCTCCAAGCCGATCAAGTCCAAGATCCAGAAGCAGATCGAGGCGTTCCGCGCCGGCACCGGACCGAACCCGTTCGCCGGACTACGTTTTCCCGGTGCCAATGGACGTCCCGGTGAGGGCGGACCGGGGCAGCGAGGCGGCGGCGCACCGGGCGCTGCTCCCAATGCGGCCGGCACCGATGCACCGCCGCAGGGCGATCGGCCCAATGCTGGTGACCGCCCGGCCGGCGATGGCGCGCAGGCCAACGGCGGCGGCGAGGGCGGTGGACGTGCGCGCGGGGGCTTCGGCGGCGGCGGCGGCGGTGGCCGTGGTTTCGGTGGCGGCGGCGGGCGCGGCGGCCAGGGTGGCGGCCGCATCCAGTTCGCCTTCTACCACACGTTGAACCTGACCAACCGGTTGACGCTGGCGGAGGGGGGACCGGTGCTCGACGCGTTCAACGGCGACATCATCGGCTCCTCGACCAGCGACGGCCAACCGCGCCATGAATTCGAAGGGCAGGCGGGCTATTCCAACAACGGCATCGGCGTGCGCCTGTCGGCGAACTACGCTACGGGCGCCAGCGTCAACGGCGGCACCGCGGCCAACCCGACGCCCTTGCGCTTCGAAGGGCTGGCGACCGCCGACCTGCGCCTGTTCGCGGACCTCGGCCAGCAACTGGAACTGGTGAAGGCCCATCCCTGGGTCCGTGGTGCGCGTGTCACCTTGTCGGTTGATAACATCTTCAACAGCCGCCAGCAGGTCCGCGACGCCGCCGGCCTGACGCCGATCACCTACCAGCCGGACTATCGCGATCCTCTGGGTCGCACGATCCGGTTGAGCCTGCGCAAGCTGTTCTTCTAG
- a CDS encoding ABC transporter permease/substrate-binding protein yields the protein MSAFLDALGRVPPLLAQHVLLSAAALVLGIVISLPLAILATRRPRAGNVILGCASLVQTVPSLALLALFYPLLLWLSALVGGGIPALGFLPSLIALTLYALLPIIRNGVAGLTGIDPAVRQAAQAVGMTSAQTLRLVEAPLVAPVLIAGIRTAAVWTIGAATLSTTVGQPSLGDMIFAGLQTQNWALVLAGCFAAAGLALAADALIGLIERGIARRRRPLWIGASVALIVGLLLATAPLWQRADGTVVTIGAKNFSEQYILARLIGDRLERAGYTVRYRDGLGSAVIYGALSGGDVDVYVEYAGTLWTGPMRRTDVPDPKAMVAGIGRWAQATSGVRSIGSLGFENAYAFAMRGDDAKRRGIESLADLVDAAPGLTLGSDLEFLERPEWTAVRKAYPLRFKATTPYAPTFMYRALASGGADVISAFSSDGRIAADRLTVLSDPRHAIPSYNALLMVAPARAKDAKFVAALTPLVGRIPVSAMREANYQVDRDADKRTPEQAADWLATRIGL from the coding sequence ATGAGCGCCTTTCTCGACGCGCTCGGCCGGGTGCCGCCGTTACTGGCGCAGCATGTCCTGCTGTCGGCGGCGGCGCTGGTGCTCGGGATCGTGATCAGCCTTCCGCTCGCCATCCTTGCAACACGCCGGCCGCGCGCGGGCAACGTCATCCTCGGGTGCGCCAGTCTGGTGCAGACGGTGCCCAGCCTTGCGCTGCTCGCGCTCTTCTATCCGTTGCTGTTGTGGCTGTCGGCGCTGGTCGGCGGCGGCATACCGGCGCTCGGCTTCCTGCCGTCACTCATAGCACTGACGCTGTATGCGCTGCTGCCGATCATCCGCAATGGCGTCGCGGGGCTGACCGGGATCGATCCGGCGGTGCGACAGGCGGCACAGGCGGTCGGGATGACGTCGGCCCAGACATTGCGGCTGGTCGAGGCGCCGCTGGTCGCACCCGTGCTGATCGCCGGCATCCGCACCGCGGCGGTGTGGACGATCGGCGCGGCGACGCTGTCGACCACGGTCGGGCAGCCGAGCCTTGGCGACATGATTTTCGCCGGGTTGCAGACGCAGAACTGGGCGCTGGTGCTGGCGGGCTGCTTTGCCGCGGCAGGACTGGCATTGGCCGCCGATGCGCTGATCGGGCTGATCGAGCGCGGCATCGCGCGGCGGCGCCGGCCACTGTGGATCGGCGCAAGCGTCGCGCTGATCGTCGGGCTGCTGCTCGCCACCGCACCGCTGTGGCAGCGCGCGGACGGCACGGTCGTAACCATCGGCGCCAAGAACTTCTCCGAGCAATATATCCTCGCACGGCTGATCGGCGACCGGCTGGAGCGCGCCGGCTATACCGTCCGCTATCGCGACGGGCTGGGGTCGGCGGTGATCTACGGCGCGCTGAGCGGCGGCGACGTCGACGTCTATGTCGAATATGCGGGCACCCTCTGGACCGGGCCGATGCGACGGACCGACGTGCCCGATCCGAAGGCGATGGTCGCCGGGATCGGGCGTTGGGCGCAGGCTACCAGCGGCGTGCGGTCGATCGGATCGCTGGGGTTCGAGAATGCCTATGCCTTTGCGATGCGCGGCGACGATGCGAAGCGGCGGGGGATCGAGAGCCTGGCCGATCTGGTCGATGCGGCGCCGGGGCTGACGCTGGGCAGCGACCTTGAATTCCTCGAACGGCCGGAATGGACGGCGGTACGCAAGGCCTATCCATTGCGGTTCAAGGCGACGACGCCCTATGCGCCGACCTTCATGTACCGTGCGCTGGCGAGTGGCGGGGCGGACGTGATCTCCGCTTTCTCTTCCGACGGACGGATCGCGGCGGACCGGCTGACGGTATTGAGCGATCCGCGGCATGCGATACCCAGCTACAATGCGCTGCTGATGGTCGCACCGGCGCGGGCGAAAGACGCGAAGTTCGTTGCGGCGCTGACCCCGCTGGTCGGGCGCATTCCGGTGAGTGCAATGCGCGAGGCGAATTATCAGGTCGATCGCGACGCGGACAAGCGGACGCCGGAACAGGCGGCGGACTGGCTGGCAACGCGGATCGGGCTTTAG
- a CDS encoding ATP-binding cassette domain-containing protein — translation MPAESLRFDAVTKAYGDTLAIDQVDLSIARGSFVALVGASGSGKSTLLKTINRLIEPTSGRVLLDGADVACGPAPALRRRIGYVFQSIGLFPHMTVAENIGIGPRIAGEPPADVVALLELVDLPRDLAGRMPDALSGGQRQRVAIARALAPGAKLLLLDEAFGALDPVTRDALGGEIRALHDRLGLTTILVTHDMAEALLLADRVLVMQAGRIVADATPAALLNGGGGDAAQALVAVPRHQAERLRALSA, via the coding sequence ATGCCAGCAGAATCGCTCCGTTTTGACGCCGTCACCAAGGCTTATGGCGATACGCTGGCGATAGACCAGGTCGACCTGAGCATCGCGCGGGGCAGCTTCGTCGCGCTGGTCGGTGCGTCGGGGTCGGGCAAATCGACGCTGCTCAAAACGATCAATCGCCTGATCGAACCCACGTCGGGCCGCGTGCTGCTGGACGGCGCGGATGTCGCGTGCGGCCCCGCCCCGGCGCTGCGGCGGCGCATCGGCTATGTCTTCCAGAGCATCGGCCTGTTCCCGCACATGACCGTCGCCGAGAATATCGGCATCGGCCCACGCATCGCCGGCGAACCGCCCGCCGACGTGGTCGCGCTGCTCGAACTGGTCGACCTGCCCCGCGACCTCGCCGGTCGCATGCCGGATGCGCTGTCGGGCGGACAGCGGCAGCGTGTCGCCATCGCGCGGGCGCTGGCACCGGGGGCGAAACTGCTGCTGCTCGACGAAGCGTTCGGTGCGCTCGATCCAGTGACGCGCGACGCCTTGGGTGGCGAGATACGCGCGCTGCACGATCGGCTGGGGCTGACCACGATCCTCGTCACGCACGACATGGCGGAGGCGTTGCTGCTCGCCGATCGGGTGCTGGTGATGCAGGCGGGGCGGATCGTCGCGGATGCCACCCCTGCCGCATTGCTGAACGGCGGCGGCGGGGACGCCGCACAGGCGCTGGTCGCGGTGCCCCGTCATCAGGCAGAGCGACTGCGGGCCCTGTCGGCATGA
- a CDS encoding SDR family oxidoreductase, producing the protein MSDVKAIFITGGGSGIGRAVARLFAERGWRVGIADVNTAGLAETAAMLPRGMVETYAMDVRDRDAWTASLNAFVQASGDRLDVLFNNAGIGTGGPLAEADFDAIDRTVAINLTGVLNGARIGHAYLARTPGSVLLNTSSASGIYGSSGLATYSATKFAVRGLSEALDGEWYREGIKVRCLLPSFIETPLLDGVAGGTNRSIREAVTGAGLELTPVDTVAEAAWKAVHGDTVHTYVGKTADRLRFAARWMPGVLRKRMRRSMR; encoded by the coding sequence ATGAGCGATGTGAAGGCGATCTTCATCACGGGTGGCGGATCGGGCATCGGCCGTGCGGTCGCGCGACTGTTCGCCGAGCGGGGATGGCGGGTCGGGATCGCCGACGTCAACACCGCCGGCCTCGCCGAAACCGCCGCGATGCTGCCTCGCGGGATGGTCGAGACCTATGCCATGGACGTGCGCGACCGCGATGCGTGGACCGCCAGCCTGAATGCCTTCGTGCAGGCCAGCGGCGACCGGCTCGACGTTTTGTTCAACAATGCCGGGATCGGCACCGGCGGGCCGCTGGCGGAGGCGGATTTCGACGCGATCGACCGGACGGTGGCGATCAACCTGACGGGCGTGCTGAACGGTGCGCGGATCGGCCACGCCTATCTGGCGCGGACCCCGGGATCGGTGTTGCTCAACACCTCGTCGGCGTCCGGCATCTACGGGTCTTCCGGTCTCGCAACCTATTCCGCGACGAAATTCGCGGTACGCGGCCTCAGCGAGGCGCTGGACGGCGAATGGTATCGCGAGGGGATCAAGGTCCGCTGCCTGCTGCCCAGCTTCATCGAAACGCCGTTGCTCGACGGCGTCGCCGGCGGCACCAACCGTTCGATCCGCGAGGCGGTGACCGGTGCCGGCCTCGAACTGACCCCCGTCGATACGGTGGCAGAGGCGGCGTGGAAAGCGGTGCACGGCGACACCGTCCACACCTATGTCGGCAAGACCGCCGATCGCCTCCGCTTCGCAGCGCGCTGGATGCCGGGCGTGTTGCGCAAGCGGATGCGGCGGTCGATGCGCTGA
- a CDS encoding 4a-hydroxytetrahydrobiopterin dehydratase gives MIEPLSEAERADALDGLPEWDYDEARDAITRSLVFADFVEAFGFMTQVALMAEKANHHPEWRNVYNRVEILLTTHDAGGLSGRDIEMAEAIDAIVDE, from the coding sequence ATGATCGAGCCCCTCAGCGAAGCCGAACGCGCCGACGCGCTCGATGGTCTGCCCGAATGGGATTATGACGAGGCGCGCGATGCGATCACCCGCAGTCTCGTGTTCGCCGATTTCGTCGAGGCATTCGGCTTCATGACGCAGGTCGCGCTGATGGCGGAAAAGGCCAATCACCATCCCGAATGGCGCAACGTCTACAACCGCGTCGAAATCCTGCTGACTACCCACGATGCCGGCGGACTGTCGGGCCGCGATATCGAGATGGCGGAGGCGATCGACGCGATAGTCGACGAATAG
- a CDS encoding metallopeptidase family protein, producing the protein MNGQDAYGPAPDAEAIEGIARDTIARLPSTFATHLGDVLLLVEEEADAETLAALGLEHPLDLTGLYHGRPLGEKSSMDSGTMPDRIHLYRQAILAEWAETGVRLDDLVRHVTIHEIGHHFGLSDDDMHALEDAVAD; encoded by the coding sequence ATGAACGGGCAAGATGCTTATGGACCGGCGCCGGACGCCGAGGCGATCGAGGGAATCGCCCGCGACACGATCGCGCGACTGCCGTCGACGTTCGCCACGCATCTGGGCGACGTGCTGTTGCTGGTGGAGGAAGAAGCAGATGCGGAGACGCTCGCTGCATTGGGTCTGGAGCACCCTCTCGACCTGACCGGCCTGTATCACGGGCGGCCGTTGGGCGAGAAATCGTCGATGGATTCCGGCACGATGCCCGATCGCATTCATCTGTATAGACAGGCGATCCTCGCCGAGTGGGCCGAAACCGGGGTGCGGCTGGACGATCTGGTCCGTCACGTGACCATTCACGAAATCGGCCATCATTTCGGCCTGTCCGACGACGACATGCACGCGCTGGAAGACGCTGTGGCGGATTGA
- the ccmA gene encoding heme ABC exporter ATP-binding protein CcmA, protein MLFEGLGLSLGPGDAALVTGPNGVGKSSLLRIAAGLLRPAAGTVNRNGDVALLAEAHALDPEVSLMRALAFWIDDRAAAALAATGLAGLGEVPVRVLSTGQRRRAGLARVIGTRAAIWLLDEPGNGLDSAGIALLESAVAVHRATGGIVVIATHQPVDLPGAVPVRLG, encoded by the coding sequence ATGTTGTTCGAGGGGCTGGGTCTGTCGCTCGGGCCGGGCGACGCGGCACTGGTGACCGGACCCAATGGAGTCGGTAAATCCAGCCTGCTGCGGATCGCGGCGGGACTGCTCCGGCCGGCGGCGGGGACGGTGAACCGGAATGGCGACGTGGCGCTGCTGGCCGAGGCGCATGCGCTCGATCCGGAAGTATCGTTGATGCGCGCACTCGCCTTCTGGATCGACGATCGCGCCGCGGCGGCTCTCGCCGCGACAGGGCTGGCCGGACTGGGCGAGGTGCCGGTGCGGGTCCTGTCTACCGGACAGCGGCGGCGGGCGGGGCTGGCCCGCGTTATCGGCACGCGGGCGGCGATCTGGCTGCTCGACGAACCTGGCAACGGGCTCGATAGTGCCGGGATCGCGCTGCTGGAATCGGCCGTGGCGGTGCATCGGGCCACCGGCGGTATCGTCGTCATCGCGACGCACCAGCCGGTCGACCTGCCCGGCGCGGTGCCGGTGAGGCTCGGCTGA
- a CDS encoding heme exporter protein CcmB: protein MMFVSLVGRDLRRAWMGGGAGWPVAFFLLVACLFPFAVGPDAALLARIGGGVIWTAALLAALLPVERLVGPDVEAGVIDQLAVRGVPLALIGLAKTTAHWIGFAPPLMAAAIVAAGLFDLSAATVWRIELGLAIGTPGLAALAVATSALIAGLRGGGAVAGLVMLPLAIPLLVFGAGSLDATAGEGALKLLGAVSLLLVAGAPWIAAAAMRARMD from the coding sequence ATGATGTTCGTCAGCCTCGTCGGGCGCGATCTGCGACGCGCGTGGATGGGCGGCGGGGCAGGCTGGCCGGTCGCTTTCTTCCTGCTGGTCGCGTGCCTGTTCCCGTTCGCGGTCGGGCCGGATGCCGCCTTGCTGGCGCGGATCGGCGGCGGTGTGATCTGGACGGCGGCTTTGCTCGCGGCGCTGCTGCCGGTCGAGCGACTGGTGGGCCCGGATGTCGAGGCGGGGGTGATCGATCAATTGGCGGTGCGAGGCGTGCCGCTGGCGCTGATCGGCCTCGCCAAAACGACCGCGCACTGGATCGGATTCGCGCCGCCGTTGATGGCGGCCGCGATCGTCGCGGCGGGATTGTTCGACCTATCGGCGGCGACCGTCTGGCGTATCGAACTGGGCCTCGCCATCGGCACGCCCGGACTCGCGGCACTTGCCGTGGCGACATCCGCACTGATCGCGGGATTACGCGGCGGCGGGGCGGTAGCCGGACTGGTCATGTTGCCGCTGGCGATCCCGCTGCTCGTCTTCGGCGCGGGATCGCTCGATGCCACTGCGGGGGAAGGAGCCCTCAAGCTGCTGGGCGCGGTCAGCCTGTTACTGGTGGCCGGCGCACCTTGGATCGCTGCCGCTGCGATGCGGGCCCGGATGGATTAG
- a CDS encoding class I SAM-dependent methyltransferase, with protein MKLDTLIGEPWADYGLIDSGHGKKLERYGRFRFVRPEPQAMWAPATENWKAHGEFVPASDEDGGGRWVFAEPVPREGWPLKWNEVRFTAQTTPFRHLGFFPDMAPVWSWMREQVADKPGAECMNLFGYTGVGTLAMASAGAKMVHVDASKKSIEAAKANAALSGMQDAPVRWIIDDAAKFIAREVRRNRRYDGILLDPPKYGRGPEGEIWRLEEDLPRLLADCRKLIDADSRFLFLTVYAVRMSALAIGELLTQLFADLPGTVEAGELGVREEARGLALPTAIWARWSR; from the coding sequence GTGAAGCTCGACACGCTGATCGGCGAACCCTGGGCGGATTACGGCCTGATCGATTCGGGGCATGGCAAGAAGCTCGAACGCTATGGCCGCTTCCGCTTCGTCCGCCCCGAACCACAGGCGATGTGGGCGCCCGCGACCGAAAACTGGAAGGCGCATGGCGAATTCGTCCCCGCCAGCGATGAAGACGGCGGCGGCCGCTGGGTCTTTGCCGAACCGGTGCCGCGCGAAGGCTGGCCGCTGAAGTGGAACGAGGTTCGCTTTACCGCGCAGACGACGCCGTTCCGCCACCTCGGCTTTTTCCCCGACATGGCGCCGGTGTGGAGCTGGATGCGTGAGCAGGTCGCCGACAAGCCGGGCGCGGAGTGCATGAATCTGTTCGGCTATACCGGCGTCGGCACGCTGGCGATGGCCAGCGCCGGCGCGAAAATGGTGCACGTCGACGCATCGAAGAAGTCGATCGAGGCGGCGAAGGCCAATGCCGCGCTGTCGGGCATGCAGGACGCGCCGGTACGCTGGATCATCGACGACGCCGCCAAGTTCATCGCGCGCGAGGTGCGTCGCAATCGCCGCTACGACGGTATCCTGCTCGACCCGCCGAAATATGGCCGCGGGCCGGAGGGCGAGATCTGGCGGCTGGAGGAGGATCTGCCGCGCCTGCTCGCCGACTGCCGCAAGTTGATCGATGCGGACAGCCGCTTCCTGTTCCTGACGGTGTACGCGGTGCGCATGTCCGCGCTGGCGATCGGGGAGTTGCTGACCCAGCTGTTCGCCGACCTGCCCGGCACGGTCGAGGCGGGGGAACTGGGCGTGCGTGAAGAAGCACGCGGCCTTGCCCTGCCGACGGCGATCTGGGCACGCTGGAGCCGCTAA